One region of Flavobacterium pisciphilum genomic DNA includes:
- a CDS encoding aminotransferase class V-fold PLP-dependent enzyme — MLDIHKIRAEFPILSQKVNGKPLVYFDNGATSQKPLVVIDAISKYYQEINANIHRGVHTLSQLATDAYEISRVKIQHHINAKHLHEVLFTSGTTHGINLVANGFAAILKPGDEVMVSALEHHSNIVPWQMLCEKTGAILKVIPMNQDGELIISEYESLLSEKTKIVTVNHISNALGTINPIKYMIEKAHAVGAAVLIDGAQAVPHLKPDVLDLDCDFYAFSGHKMCGPTGTGILYGKESWLNKLPPYQGGGEMIKEVTFEKTTYAELPHKFEAGTPNIAGGIVLGTAVDYMNSIGFDNIQKQENELLAHATKQLLEIEGLRIYGTGKEKASVISFNIDGIHPYDIGSIIDKLGIAVRTGHHCAQPIMNYFEIPGTIRASFSFYNTKEEIDLMVEAIKKAKTMLS; from the coding sequence ATGCTAGATATTCATAAAATAAGAGCTGAGTTTCCGATACTTTCACAAAAAGTAAACGGAAAACCGTTGGTATACTTTGATAATGGAGCGACATCACAGAAACCACTAGTTGTGATTGATGCTATTTCAAAATACTATCAAGAGATTAATGCAAACATACACCGTGGAGTACACACTTTGAGCCAGTTAGCAACAGATGCTTACGAGATCTCAAGAGTAAAAATCCAACATCATATTAATGCTAAACATTTACACGAAGTACTATTTACTTCTGGAACAACTCATGGAATTAATTTAGTTGCAAATGGTTTTGCCGCTATATTAAAACCTGGAGATGAAGTAATGGTTTCGGCATTAGAACATCATAGTAATATTGTGCCTTGGCAAATGTTATGTGAAAAGACTGGTGCTATTCTTAAAGTGATTCCGATGAATCAGGATGGAGAGCTTATCATAAGCGAATACGAATCTTTGTTATCTGAAAAAACAAAAATAGTTACCGTAAATCATATTTCGAATGCATTGGGAACAATCAATCCTATAAAATATATGATTGAGAAAGCCCATGCTGTAGGTGCTGCCGTATTAATCGATGGTGCACAAGCTGTACCTCATTTAAAACCAGATGTTTTAGATTTAGATTGTGATTTTTATGCTTTTTCAGGTCATAAAATGTGTGGTCCAACAGGAACTGGAATTTTATACGGAAAAGAAAGCTGGCTAAACAAACTACCTCCTTACCAAGGTGGTGGCGAAATGATTAAAGAAGTTACTTTCGAGAAAACTACTTATGCTGAGTTGCCACATAAATTTGAAGCTGGAACACCAAACATAGCTGGCGGAATTGTTCTAGGAACAGCGGTAGATTACATGAATAGTATAGGTTTTGACAATATTCAAAAACAAGAAAATGAATTACTGGCTCACGCTACTAAACAATTACTTGAAATTGAAGGATTGAGAATTTATGGTACTGGCAAAGAAAAAGCTTCCGTTATATCGTTTAATATCGACGGAATTCACCCATATGATATTGGCTCAATAATTGATAAATTAGGAATTGCAGTACGTACAGGACATCACTGTGCTCAGCCAATTATGAATTACTTCGAGATTCCTGGAACCATTAGAGCTTCTTTCTCTTTTTATAACACAAAAGAAGAAATTGATTTGATGGTCGAAGCGATTAAAAAAGCAAAAACAATGCTATCTTAA
- a CDS encoding SufE family protein produces the protein MTIKEIQNEIVEEFSMFDDWMQRYEYIIELGKNLPLIKEEYKTEDNLIKGCQSKVWLQGEQNGDKVVFTADSDAILTKGIIAILIRAFSNQKAEDILKADVDFIDEIGLKEHLSATRANGLVSMIKNIKMYALAFDSKNKK, from the coding sequence ATGACAATAAAAGAAATACAAAACGAAATAGTCGAAGAATTCTCAATGTTTGATGACTGGATGCAACGTTACGAGTATATTATCGAACTAGGGAAAAATTTACCATTAATAAAAGAAGAATACAAGACCGAAGACAACTTGATTAAAGGTTGTCAGTCGAAAGTTTGGCTACAGGGCGAACAAAATGGCGACAAAGTTGTTTTTACAGCTGATAGTGACGCGATTTTAACTAAAGGTATCATTGCAATTTTAATTAGAGCTTTCTCAAATCAAAAAGCAGAAGACATCTTAAAAGCCGATGTAGATTTTATTGATGAAATTGGTTTGAAAGAGCATTTATCTGCAACTCGTGCCAACGGGTTAGTTTCGATGATAAAAAACATCAAAATGTATGCTTTGGCATTCGACTCAAAAAACAAAAAATAA